From the genome of Rhizobium binae, one region includes:
- a CDS encoding sugar transferase: protein MSITELNNTISTESFRPSRRQQPSLKIQTPVIHSDAPQAPWVDLVLKRAFDIVSSLSALLVLAPLLLLVALLIKLDSPGPVLFKQTRWGRNCKAIKVYKFRSMRTDLCDVSGVAQTVKNDPRVTRIGAILRRTNIDELPQLLNVLLGDMSVVGPRCHAIGMRAGGMLYEELVPEYHQRHAMRPGMTGLAQMRGLRGPTDRPAKARARIACDLYYVGNFSIWMDMRIIVGTVLSELAGGKGF from the coding sequence TTGAGCATCACGGAACTAAACAACACCATTTCGACAGAGTCCTTCCGGCCGAGCCGCCGCCAGCAGCCGAGCCTGAAGATCCAGACTCCTGTAATCCACAGCGATGCGCCGCAGGCGCCTTGGGTGGATCTCGTCCTGAAGCGGGCGTTCGACATTGTTTCGTCGTTGAGCGCCCTCCTCGTCCTCGCGCCTCTGCTTCTCCTCGTCGCCCTCTTGATTAAGCTGGACAGCCCCGGACCGGTGCTGTTCAAGCAGACCCGTTGGGGTAGGAACTGCAAGGCGATCAAAGTCTACAAGTTCCGCTCCATGCGCACCGATCTGTGCGATGTCTCGGGCGTCGCTCAGACGGTGAAGAACGACCCGCGCGTCACCCGCATCGGCGCCATCCTGCGCCGCACGAACATCGACGAATTGCCGCAGCTGTTGAACGTGTTGTTGGGCGACATGTCGGTCGTCGGCCCGCGCTGCCACGCAATCGGCATGCGCGCCGGCGGCATGCTCTACGAAGAGCTTGTGCCGGAATACCACCAGCGCCACGCAATGCGTCCGGGCATGACCGGTCTCGCCCAGATGCGCGGCCTGCGCGGCCCGACTGATCGTCCTGCGAAGGCGCGCGCCCGCATCGCCTGCGATCTCTATTACGTCGGGAATTTCTCGATCTGGATGGATATGCGCATCATTGTCGGAACCGTCCTGTCGGAACTGGCCGGCGGAAAAGGCTTCTAG
- a CDS encoding CtrA inhibitor SciP, whose product MTEMIRPRVKYVIGPDGSPLTIADLPPPNTRRWVIRRKAEVVAAVRGGLLSLEEACERYTLTVEEFLSWQSSINSHGLAGLRTTRIQQYRH is encoded by the coding sequence ATGACCGAAATGATACGTCCCCGAGTGAAATATGTCATCGGCCCCGATGGCAGCCCCCTGACCATCGCGGACCTTCCGCCGCCCAATACGCGGCGCTGGGTGATCCGCCGGAAGGCAGAGGTTGTCGCGGCTGTTCGCGGTGGCCTGTTGAGCTTGGAAGAGGCCTGCGAGCGTTACACGCTCACGGTCGAAGAGTTCCTGTCCTGGCAGTCCTCGATCAACAGCCATGGCCTCGCCGGCCTGCGCACCACGCGCATTCAGCAGTATCGCCACTGA
- a CDS encoding paraquat-inducible protein A — protein sequence MKALAVIRPVLLVIAPFLLALGLILPLVRFETLYFFDQTPSLVEIVVSLWQGGDRLLAAIVGLVSIVLPILKMVGIAAEATGAGGGASSLFYHRVVPHLSKWSMMDVLLVAIVIAAAKTTGVADAFTPPGLWCYAASSMISGLLHSLTGDACGPK from the coding sequence ATGAAGGCGCTTGCGGTGATCCGACCGGTTCTTCTCGTGATTGCGCCGTTCCTGCTGGCGCTTGGCCTCATCTTGCCGCTGGTCCGTTTCGAGACATTGTATTTTTTCGATCAGACCCCGTCGCTCGTCGAAATCGTCGTCTCGCTCTGGCAGGGCGGGGATCGGCTGCTGGCGGCGATCGTCGGACTGGTCTCGATCGTACTACCGATTCTAAAGATGGTTGGGATCGCTGCGGAAGCAACAGGTGCCGGCGGCGGGGCCAGCAGTCTATTTTATCATCGCGTCGTGCCGCATCTGTCCAAGTGGTCAATGATGGACGTGCTGCTGGTCGCGATCGTCATTGCGGCGGCGAAGACGACGGGAGTGGCGGATGCTTTCACCCCGCCTGGCCTGTGGTGCTACGCGGCCTCGTCAATGATTTCGGGCCTTCTGCACTCCCTGACGGGAGACGCATGCGGCCCGAAATAA
- a CDS encoding GNAT family N-acetyltransferase codes for MDIRNEEGGSGGRYAAEVEGHQAEMTYSRTSPKLIIIDHTAVPDALRGKGVGQALALHAVEAARTGGWKIIPLCPFFKAQAQRHPDWRDVVN; via the coding sequence ATGGACATTCGAAACGAGGAAGGCGGCTCCGGCGGACGTTATGCGGCCGAGGTAGAAGGGCATCAGGCGGAGATGACCTATTCGCGCACATCGCCGAAACTTATCATCATCGATCACACCGCTGTTCCCGATGCCCTGCGCGGCAAAGGTGTCGGCCAAGCATTGGCGCTGCACGCGGTGGAGGCCGCTCGCACCGGCGGCTGGAAGATCATTCCGCTCTGCCCTTTTTTCAAGGCGCAGGCGCAGCGCCACCCGGACTGGCGCGACGTCGTGAACTGA
- the ctrA gene encoding response regulator transcription factor CtrA codes for MRVLLIEDDSATAQSIELMLKSESFNVYTTDLGEEGVDLGKLYDYDIILLDLNLPDMSGYEVLRTLRLSKVKTPILILSGMAGIEDKVRGLGFGADDYMTKPFHKDELVARIHAIVRRSKGHAQSVIMTGELIVNLDAKTVEVGGQRVHLTGKEYQMLELLSLRKGTTLTKEMFLNHLYGGMDEPELKIIDVFICKLRKKLANAAGGANYIETVWGRGYVLREPDGAEYAETA; via the coding sequence ATGCGGGTACTTCTCATCGAGGACGACAGCGCTACGGCGCAGAGCATCGAGTTGATGCTGAAATCTGAGAGTTTTAATGTTTATACCACCGATCTCGGTGAAGAAGGCGTCGATCTGGGCAAGCTGTATGATTATGATATCATCCTTCTCGATCTGAACCTGCCCGACATGTCCGGATATGAAGTGCTCCGCACTCTCCGTCTGTCGAAGGTCAAGACACCGATCCTCATTCTGTCGGGCATGGCCGGTATCGAAGACAAGGTTCGCGGCCTCGGCTTCGGCGCCGACGACTACATGACCAAGCCGTTCCACAAGGACGAACTCGTCGCCCGCATCCACGCCATCGTCCGCCGCTCCAAGGGCCATGCCCAGTCGGTGATCATGACCGGCGAACTGATCGTCAATCTCGATGCCAAGACCGTTGAAGTCGGCGGCCAGCGCGTCCACCTGACGGGCAAGGAATATCAGATGCTGGAGCTGCTTTCGCTCCGCAAGGGCACCACTCTGACCAAGGAAATGTTCCTCAACCATCTTTATGGCGGCATGGACGAGCCGGAACTGAAGATCATCGACGTCTTCATCTGCAAGCTGCGCAAGAAACTTGCCAACGCCGCCGGTGGCGCCAACTATATCGAGACCGTCTGGGGCCGTGGTTACGTCCTTCGCGAGCCGGATGGCGCCGAATATGCGGAAACCGCCTGA
- a CDS encoding response regulator, protein MQRFMITDNSDIVRKVGKRILSELDFLVSEASNASEALQRCQAELPEYLIVDSGMEGALDLIAAIRAMDGGKDVKIYYCVIEADLKKLMAGKRAGATDFLLKPFDRKILTAVFGNRAIAA, encoded by the coding sequence ATGCAAAGGTTCATGATCACCGATAATTCGGACATTGTCCGCAAGGTCGGCAAGCGCATTCTCTCCGAACTCGATTTTCTCGTCAGCGAGGCTTCCAATGCCAGCGAGGCGCTGCAGCGCTGCCAGGCGGAACTGCCGGAATATCTGATCGTCGATTCCGGCATGGAAGGCGCCCTCGACCTCATTGCCGCCATCCGCGCCATGGACGGGGGCAAGGACGTCAAGATCTATTACTGCGTCATCGAAGCGGACCTGAAGAAACTGATGGCGGGCAAACGGGCCGGCGCCACGGATTTCCTGCTCAAACCCTTCGATCGCAAGATCCTGACCGCCGTTTTCGGAAATCGAGCGATCGCCGCCTGA
- the chpT gene encoding histidine phosphotransferase ChpT, whose product MSKNPNLTLSGPDLAALLCSRVCHDVISPVGAINNGLELLDEGGADSDAMDLIRTSALNASVRLKFARLAFGASGSVGASIDTGEAERAAKDFALAEKKTEVIWNGPRAIVAKNRVKLLLNLFLVAYSSIPRGGVLEVTLENPEFDAKFTLTAKGKMMRLPPKFVEISTGTIEEAIDAHSIQPYYTVLLAEECGMTLDHGASAEELVFTALVPAA is encoded by the coding sequence ATGTCCAAGAACCCGAACCTTACCCTATCCGGCCCGGATCTGGCCGCGCTCCTCTGCAGCCGCGTTTGCCACGACGTCATCTCGCCCGTCGGTGCGATCAATAACGGTCTGGAACTTCTGGATGAAGGCGGTGCCGATTCCGATGCGATGGACCTGATCCGCACCAGCGCGCTCAATGCTTCCGTCCGGCTGAAATTCGCGCGCCTTGCCTTTGGCGCATCCGGTTCCGTCGGTGCTTCGATCGACACCGGCGAGGCAGAGCGGGCCGCCAAGGATTTTGCGCTGGCGGAGAAAAAAACCGAGGTGATCTGGAACGGACCGCGCGCCATCGTTGCCAAGAACCGGGTCAAGCTGCTGCTCAATCTCTTCCTCGTCGCCTACTCCTCCATTCCACGCGGCGGCGTGCTCGAGGTGACGCTCGAAAATCCCGAATTCGACGCCAAATTCACGCTCACGGCCAAGGGCAAGATGATGCGCTTGCCGCCGAAATTCGTTGAAATATCGACCGGTACGATCGAAGAGGCAATCGACGCCCATTCGATACAGCCCTATTACACCGTGCTGCTGGCTGAGGAGTGCGGAATGACGCTCGATCACGGCGCCAGCGCCGAGGAATTGGTGTTCACGGCGTTGGTCCCTGCTGCTTGA
- a CDS encoding DUF1134 domain-containing protein → MRPRFPHRFIGFCRLLSALVFSSMMVAGPAAAQNNGQYTMQEIIDTGHSFFGSASGGLAKVVESAFQKYGLPNGYILGQEGGGAFIAGLTYGEGQLNTKNAGEHPLYWQGPSLGIDYGGQGSRVMMLVYDLPSIDGIYARFGGVSGSAYVIAGVGMTVLKNNDVLVVPIRTGVGARLGVNVGYLKITQAPTWNPF, encoded by the coding sequence ATGCGCCCTCGATTTCCGCACCGATTCATCGGCTTCTGCAGGTTGCTCTCGGCCCTCGTCTTTTCCTCGATGATGGTTGCCGGGCCGGCCGCCGCTCAGAACAACGGTCAGTATACGATGCAGGAAATCATCGATACCGGCCACTCCTTCTTCGGCTCCGCCAGCGGCGGTCTCGCCAAGGTGGTGGAAAGCGCCTTCCAGAAATACGGCCTGCCGAACGGTTACATTCTCGGACAGGAAGGCGGCGGCGCCTTCATCGCCGGTCTCACCTATGGCGAAGGCCAGCTGAACACCAAAAACGCCGGCGAGCACCCGCTCTACTGGCAAGGGCCCTCCCTCGGCATCGACTACGGCGGACAGGGCTCGCGCGTCATGATGCTGGTCTACGATCTGCCCTCCATCGACGGCATCTATGCCCGCTTCGGCGGCGTCAGCGGCTCGGCCTACGTGATTGCCGGCGTCGGCATGACGGTACTGAAGAACAACGACGTGCTGGTCGTGCCGATCCGCACCGGCGTCGGCGCCCGACTCGGCGTCAATGTCGGCTACCTCAAGATCACCCAGGCGCCGACCTGGAACCCCTTCTGA
- a CDS encoding coiled-coil domain-containing protein: protein MIEYALLFGLGFLTAAFLVFLISPAVHRRIVWYTENRLKATMPLSPQEVRAQKDMVRALYAAENARTTQDLLREREKSLSLQLRHDSLAVDAGRLAADIVELQAQIGEMHVEAAEQRSHLRKDENYISQLKTNLHIAEQSAANKESELAAMRTRLSKLSEQTDGLRIDLAARDTEAESLKLRANALRDERDTLRQDVTLLQKRAKDAEQKLTQQQHLVIRLEDKAARESASAAEKESLLARRQQEIAKLKEQLKAANAEIRKINRLLRDAGLAKMVADLPAEPTAENTTESMLDTAAVAAEMGEDARKRSAALAERLQKAKSIPGRDGAIREEIASIAANMVALTALNEGPSSPIRTLLPDAGAKNPNDRVSLADRAAAIIANPVR, encoded by the coding sequence GTGATCGAATACGCTCTCTTGTTCGGACTGGGCTTCCTGACCGCGGCCTTCCTCGTCTTTCTGATTTCGCCGGCCGTACACCGCCGCATCGTCTGGTATACAGAAAACCGGCTGAAAGCGACGATGCCGCTGAGCCCGCAAGAGGTTCGCGCCCAGAAAGATATGGTGCGCGCCCTTTATGCCGCCGAAAACGCGCGCACCACCCAGGACCTTCTGCGTGAACGCGAAAAATCCCTCTCGCTTCAACTGCGGCATGACTCCCTTGCCGTCGATGCCGGCAGGCTTGCCGCCGATATCGTGGAATTGCAGGCCCAGATCGGCGAGATGCATGTCGAGGCGGCCGAGCAGCGCTCGCACCTGCGCAAGGATGAGAACTATATCAGCCAGTTGAAGACCAATCTGCATATTGCCGAGCAATCCGCTGCCAACAAGGAGAGCGAACTGGCGGCAATGCGGACGCGGCTGAGCAAGCTCAGCGAACAAACCGACGGGCTCAGGATCGATCTGGCCGCGCGCGACACAGAGGCGGAAAGCCTGAAATTGCGCGCCAACGCGCTGCGCGACGAACGCGATACATTGCGACAGGACGTCACCCTGCTGCAGAAGCGGGCCAAGGATGCCGAGCAGAAACTGACACAGCAGCAGCACTTGGTGATCCGTCTGGAAGACAAGGCCGCGCGCGAGAGCGCATCCGCCGCCGAGAAGGAAAGCCTGCTCGCCCGCCGTCAGCAGGAAATCGCCAAGCTGAAGGAGCAGTTGAAAGCCGCCAATGCCGAGATCCGCAAGATCAACCGGCTGCTGCGCGACGCCGGCTTGGCCAAAATGGTGGCGGACCTGCCGGCGGAACCGACAGCCGAAAACACAACCGAGTCCATGCTCGATACCGCCGCGGTGGCGGCTGAGATGGGCGAGGATGCCCGCAAGCGCAGCGCCGCCCTTGCCGAGCGCCTGCAGAAGGCAAAGTCCATCCCCGGACGTGATGGTGCGATCCGCGAGGAGATCGCCTCGATCGCCGCCAATATGGTGGCGCTGACCGCACTCAACGAAGGCCCTTCCTCGCCGATCCGAACCTTGCTGCCGGATGCCGGGGCCAAGAATCCGAACGACCGCGTCAGCCTTGCCGACAGGGCGGCCGCCATCATTGCCAATCCGGTGCGTTAA
- a CDS encoding TrmH family RNA methyltransferase: MVAAPIAIANADDPRIAEFRDIRERDLTGRENRFIAEGTVVLRMLAEAHSEGRGFRAEKILLLRNRVAGLLPILDLFPADVPVYVAEADALACIVGFHLHRGVLALGRREERDGAALIDALPERALVLVGCGISNHDNAGSMFRNAAAFRADAVLFDETSCDPLYRKALRVSVGSVLRVPHRRGGKALDLLLALAEGGFAIWTLSPHGKTDIRAIPAAARMALVVGTEGEGLPEALLARFQSARIPQSDELDSLNAATATGIALFSMASAMGRI, translated from the coding sequence ATGGTCGCTGCCCCGATCGCCATCGCAAATGCCGACGATCCGCGCATCGCGGAATTCCGGGATATCCGCGAGCGCGACCTGACCGGGCGGGAGAACCGCTTCATCGCCGAGGGGACCGTCGTGCTTAGGATGCTCGCCGAGGCGCATTCGGAAGGCCGCGGCTTTCGCGCCGAAAAGATACTGCTGCTGCGTAACCGCGTCGCAGGCCTCCTGCCGATCCTGGACCTGTTTCCGGCCGACGTGCCGGTCTATGTCGCCGAGGCTGACGCGCTTGCCTGCATCGTCGGTTTCCATCTGCATCGAGGCGTTCTGGCGCTTGGCCGGCGGGAGGAGCGTGACGGGGCAGCACTCATTGACGCCCTGCCGGAGCGGGCGCTGGTCCTCGTCGGATGCGGCATTTCCAATCACGACAATGCCGGCTCGATGTTCCGCAACGCCGCCGCCTTCCGGGCAGATGCCGTGCTGTTCGACGAAACTTCCTGTGACCCTCTATATCGCAAAGCCCTGCGTGTGTCCGTCGGTTCGGTGCTGCGCGTTCCACACCGGCGCGGCGGCAAGGCACTGGACCTGCTCCTTGCGCTCGCCGAAGGGGGTTTTGCCATCTGGACGCTTTCGCCCCACGGCAAGACGGACATTCGCGCCATTCCGGCTGCAGCACGCATGGCACTCGTCGTCGGCACGGAGGGGGAGGGCTTGCCGGAGGCGCTTCTGGCCCGCTTTCAGAGCGCGCGCATCCCGCAATCGGACGAGCTCGACAGCCTCAATGCGGCGACAGCGACGGGGATCGCGCTGTTTTCCATGGCCTCGGCCATGGGGCGGATCTGA
- a CDS encoding RluA family pseudouridine synthase, protein MSDPFKQAAGIRKVLTADETAEGRLDAWLTAQVGEDFSRSRIKALIKEGQVSLRGEQVTDPQRKVRVGDSFEITLPEPEDPTPKGEDIPLDILYEDDDLIVISKPAGLVVHPGSGNWTGTLVNALIYHCGDTLSGVGGVRRPGIVHRLDKDTTGVMVVAKNDIAHRHLSLQFADHGRTMPLERAYQAIVWGRPRSLTGTVDAPLGRATGDRTRRAVKRPDSQDADEAITHYEVIERFHETPDATALASLVECRLETGRTHQIRVHMAHIGHPLLGDTVYGAGFRTKANLLPEEIRRLVNGFDRQALHAFMLQFEHPRSGELMHFEVSLPQDMVELVEALRS, encoded by the coding sequence TTGAGCGACCCCTTTAAACAAGCAGCCGGCATTAGAAAAGTCCTGACCGCCGATGAAACCGCCGAAGGCCGGCTCGACGCCTGGCTGACGGCGCAGGTCGGCGAGGATTTTTCCCGCAGCCGTATCAAGGCGCTGATCAAAGAGGGGCAGGTTTCTTTGCGAGGCGAGCAGGTTACCGATCCGCAGCGCAAGGTGCGCGTCGGCGACAGTTTCGAAATCACCCTGCCCGAGCCTGAAGACCCGACTCCAAAGGGCGAAGATATCCCGCTCGACATCCTTTATGAGGACGATGACCTCATCGTCATATCGAAACCGGCGGGTCTGGTCGTCCATCCCGGCTCCGGTAACTGGACAGGAACGCTGGTCAACGCGCTGATATATCATTGCGGCGATACGCTTTCCGGCGTCGGCGGTGTGCGCCGCCCCGGCATTGTCCATCGTCTCGACAAGGACACGACAGGGGTCATGGTCGTCGCCAAAAACGACATTGCCCATCGCCACCTCTCGCTCCAGTTTGCCGACCATGGCCGCACCATGCCGCTGGAGCGGGCCTATCAGGCAATCGTCTGGGGCCGCCCCCGGTCGCTGACAGGCACGGTTGACGCGCCGCTCGGCCGCGCCACCGGCGATCGCACCCGCCGCGCCGTCAAGCGCCCCGACAGCCAAGACGCCGACGAGGCGATCACCCATTACGAGGTGATCGAGCGCTTCCACGAAACCCCGGACGCGACGGCGCTCGCCTCGCTGGTCGAGTGCCGCCTCGAAACCGGCCGCACCCACCAGATCCGTGTGCATATGGCCCATATCGGCCACCCGCTGCTCGGCGACACGGTCTACGGAGCCGGCTTCAGGACCAAGGCCAATCTGCTGCCCGAAGAGATCCGCAGACTGGTCAACGGGTTCGACCGCCAGGCGCTGCATGCCTTCATGCTGCAATTCGAGCATCCCCGCAGCGGCGAACTCATGCATTTCGAGGTATCGCTGCCACAAGATATGGTGGAACTTGTGGAGGCATTGCGGAGTTAG
- the rpoH gene encoding RNA polymerase sigma factor RpoH codes for MARNTLPSITAGEAGLNRYLDEIRKFPMLEPQQEYMLAKRYAEHGDRDAAHKLVTSHLRLVAKIAMGYRGYGLPIGEVVSEGNVGLMQAVKKFDPERGFRLATYAMWWIKASIQEYILRSWSLVKMGTTANQKRLFFNLRRLKGRIQAIDDGDLKPEHVSEIATKLNVSEEEVISMNRRLSGDASLNAPIKAAEGDSGQWQDWLVDEHDSQEDVLIEQDELETRRRMLSKAMSVLNERERRIFEARRLAEEPVTLEDLSAEFDISRERVRQIEVRAFEKVQDAVRKEALERAKAIRVVEATA; via the coding sequence ATGGCCCGAAATACCTTGCCGTCCATAACCGCCGGCGAAGCCGGCCTCAATCGTTATCTCGACGAAATCCGCAAATTTCCGATGCTCGAGCCGCAGCAGGAGTATATGCTGGCGAAGCGTTATGCCGAGCACGGCGACCGCGACGCCGCTCACAAGCTCGTCACCAGCCATCTGCGCCTCGTCGCGAAGATCGCCATGGGTTATCGCGGCTACGGCCTGCCGATCGGCGAAGTTGTCTCCGAAGGCAATGTCGGCCTGATGCAGGCTGTCAAGAAATTCGATCCGGAGCGTGGCTTCCGCCTCGCCACCTATGCCATGTGGTGGATCAAGGCCTCGATACAGGAATATATCCTGCGCTCGTGGTCGCTGGTGAAGATGGGGACGACCGCAAACCAGAAGCGCCTGTTTTTCAACCTGCGCCGGCTAAAGGGCCGTATTCAGGCGATCGACGATGGCGACCTGAAGCCGGAGCACGTATCGGAAATCGCCACCAAGCTGAACGTCTCGGAGGAGGAGGTCATTTCGATGAACCGCCGTCTCTCCGGCGACGCCTCGCTGAACGCGCCGATCAAGGCGGCCGAAGGCGACAGCGGTCAATGGCAGGACTGGCTTGTGGACGAGCACGACAGCCAGGAAGACGTGCTAATCGAACAGGACGAGCTCGAAACCCGCCGGCGCATGCTGAGCAAGGCAATGAGTGTGCTGAACGAACGCGAGCGCCGCATCTTCGAGGCCCGCCGCCTCGCCGAGGAGCCGGTGACCCTGGAAGACCTGTCGGCCGAATTCGACATCAGCCGCGAACGCGTCCGCCAGATCGAGGTTCGCGCCTTCGAAAAGGTGCAGGACGCTGTCCGCAAGGAAGCCCTGGAACGCGCCAAAGCTATCCGCGTCGTCGAAGCCACGGCCTGA
- a CDS encoding adenylosuccinate synthase, giving the protein MTNVVVVGSQWGDEGKGKIVDWLSERADIVVRYQGGHNAGHTLVIDGTSYKLSLLPSGVVRPGKMAVIGNGVVVDPHALIAEIEKLAGQGVRITPDNLRVADNATLILSLHRELDAMREDAASNSGTKIGTTRRGIGPAYEDKVGRRAIRVMDLADLDSLPGKVDRILTHHNALRRGLGVAEVSHQTIMDELTSVAERVLPFRDTVWLFLDKERRRGARILFEGAQGSLLDIDHGTYPFVTSSNTVAGQAAAGSGMGPGSLGYILGITKAYTTRVGEGPFPTELKDEIGEFLGQKGHEFGVVTGRKRRCGWFDAALVRQSVATNGITGIALTKLDVLDGLEELKICVGYMLDGEQIDHLPASQGAQARVEPIYITLEGWKESTVGARSWADLPAQAIKYVRQVEELIGAPVALLSTSPERDDTILVTDPFED; this is encoded by the coding sequence ATGACGAACGTGGTCGTGGTCGGTTCGCAATGGGGTGACGAAGGCAAAGGCAAGATTGTCGACTGGCTTTCGGAACGCGCGGATATCGTCGTGCGCTATCAGGGCGGACACAATGCCGGCCATACGCTCGTCATCGACGGCACGAGCTACAAGCTGTCGCTGCTGCCGTCCGGCGTCGTGCGTCCGGGCAAGATGGCGGTGATCGGCAACGGCGTCGTGGTCGACCCGCATGCGCTGATCGCCGAGATCGAAAAGCTCGCCGGCCAGGGCGTGAGGATCACCCCCGACAATCTGCGCGTGGCCGACAACGCGACGCTCATCCTGTCGCTGCACCGGGAGCTCGACGCGATGCGCGAGGACGCGGCATCCAACAGCGGCACCAAGATCGGTACGACGCGCCGCGGCATCGGTCCGGCCTATGAAGACAAGGTCGGCCGCCGCGCGATCCGGGTAATGGATCTTGCCGATCTCGACAGCCTTCCCGGCAAGGTCGATCGGATACTCACCCATCACAATGCACTTCGCCGCGGCCTCGGTGTCGCCGAAGTCAGCCACCAGACCATCATGGACGAACTGACCTCGGTCGCCGAACGGGTACTGCCGTTCCGCGATACCGTCTGGCTTTTCCTCGACAAGGAGCGCCGCAGGGGGGCCCGCATCCTCTTCGAAGGTGCACAGGGCAGCCTGCTTGATATCGACCACGGCACCTATCCTTTCGTCACCTCCTCGAATACCGTGGCTGGTCAGGCGGCCGCCGGTTCCGGCATGGGGCCGGGTTCACTGGGTTATATCCTCGGCATCACGAAGGCCTATACGACCCGTGTCGGCGAGGGCCCGTTCCCGACGGAACTGAAGGATGAAATCGGAGAGTTTCTGGGCCAAAAGGGTCATGAGTTTGGCGTCGTGACGGGGCGCAAGCGTCGCTGCGGCTGGTTCGACGCCGCGCTGGTCCGTCAGTCGGTCGCCACCAACGGCATCACCGGCATCGCGCTCACCAAGCTCGATGTGCTCGACGGCCTCGAGGAACTGAAGATCTGCGTCGGCTACATGCTCGACGGCGAACAGATTGATCATCTTCCCGCAAGCCAGGGAGCGCAAGCTAGGGTCGAACCGATCTATATCACGCTGGAGGGCTGGAAGGAATCGACCGTCGGCGCCCGCAGTTGGGCAGATCTTCCGGCGCAGGCGATCAAATATGTTCGCCAGGTCGAAGAGCTGATCGGGGCGCCTGTCGCGCTCCTGTCCACCAGCCCGGAGCGGGACGACACCATACTTGTGACCGATCCGTTTGAGGATTAA